CTTCGACCGCGGGGGTCAACTTGAGACCGGCGTGGGGCATGCTGATCAGCAGCGGCAGGCGACCTTGATGAAAACTCAATACCTTGTCCATGACGCCTCGCTCAGTGGGAAATTTCGTGACCCACGCGCACCACGCGCTTGGGCAGGTCGCCACCCAGCCAGTAGGCCAGGTCGGCAGGACGGTCGATCTGCCAGGCGACGAAGTCAGCGACCTTGCCAGCCTCCAGCGAACCATGGCTGTCGCCCAGGCCCAGGGCCGTGGCGGCATGCACGGTGACACCGGCCAAGGCCTCTTCCGGGGTCATGCGGAACAGGGTGCAGCCCATGTTCAGCATCAGGCGCAGCGAAAGCACCGGCGAGGTGCCGGGGTTGAGGTCGCTGGACAGGGCGATCTTCACGCCATGCCGACGCAGGGCGTCCATCGGCGGCAACTGGGTTTCACGCAGGAAATAGAACGCCCCCGGCAGCAGCACGGCGACGGTGCCCGCCTGGGCCATGGCGATGGCATCTTCCTCGGTCATGAATTCCAGGTGATCGGCCGACAGCGCCTGGTAGCGTGCCGCGAGGCTCGAACCATGCAGCGACGACAACTGTTCGGCGTGCAGCTTGACCGGCAACCCCAGCTCACGCGCCTTGATGAACACCCGCTCGACCTGCGCCGGCGAGAACGCCAGGTGTTCGCAGAACGCATCCACCGCATCCACCAACCCTTCGGCGGCCAGGGCCGGGAGCATCTCGTCGCAGATATGGGTGATGTAGTCATCGGCCCGGCCGGTGTACTCCGGCGGCAATGCGTGAGCGGCAAGGCAGGTGGCGCGCACGGTCACTGGCAGCTCTTCGGCGATGCGCCGGGCAACGCGCAGCATCTTGCGCTCATTGGCCAGGTCAAGGCCGTAGCCGGACTTGATCTCCAGTGTGGTAACGCCATCGCGCAGCAACGCCTGAACACGCTGACGGGCGCTGGCCAGCAGCGCGTCCTCACTGGCCGCACGCGTGGCACGCACGGTGCTGGCGATGCCACCGCCCTGGGCGGCGATCTCGGCATAGCTGACGCCCTGCAGGCGCTGTTCGAACTCACCACTGCGGTTGCCGCCGAACACTGTGTGGGTATGGCAGTCGATCAAGCCAGGAGTGACCCAGGCGCCGCCCAGGTCGACCACACGCTCGGCATCGACGCCCGGCAGTTCGGCCTTGGGGCCGATCCATTCGATCAGCCCGGCATTGGTGACGATCGCCGCATCCTCGATGATCGAGTAGCTGCCGTTGGCCATGGTGGCCACGTGGCAGTGCTGCCAGAGGGTTCTCATAAAGCTCTCCACAAGTCAGCGGTGCAGTTCGGCCTGCCCCCGGGCGACCTGGCCCTGCCCCGAGCGCGGCTTGCACCACAGCAGGTAGGACAGCACCAGGAACACCACCCACGCCACGCCCACCAGCAGCGCCGCCTGAGTGTTCGGGAAGTAGCCGAGCACACCGAAAATGAACAACATGAACACAATCGCCAGCGCCGGGCCCCAGGGCCAGAACGGCACCGGGAACTCCAGTGCGGCCGCTTGCTCGCGGCTCATGCGCCGGCGCATGGCCACCTGCGTGACCAGAATCATCAGCCACACCCACACGGTGGCGAAGGTGGCGATCGAGGCGATCAGCAGGAAGACGTCTTCCGGAATCAGGTAGTTGAGCAGCACCCCCAACAGCAGCGCAGCGCCCATCACCAGCACCGTCAGCCACGGCACGCCGTGCCTGGACAACTGTGCGAACCCTCGCGGCGCCTGGCCTTGCTCGGCCAGGCCGTACATCATGCGACCCGCACCGAAGATGTCGCTGTTGATCGCCGAGACCGCCGCGGAAATCACCACCACGTTCAGCACCGCAGCGGCCGAGCCGATGCCCAGGTTGCTGAAGATCTGCACGAAGGGGCTGCCCTGGGTGCCGATCTGTGGCCAGGGGTACAGGCACATCAGCACGAACAGCGTCAGCACGTAGAACAGCAGGATGCGCAGCGGTACGGCGTTGATCGCCTTGGGGATGACGCGCTTGGGATCCTGCGCCTCACCGGCGGTAATACCAATGATCTCGATACCGCCGAAGGCGAACATCACCACCGCGAACGAGGCGATCAGGCCACCGATACCATTGGGCAGGAAGCCGCCATGCTCGAACAGGTTGGCGACCCCGACACCGGTTTCGGCACCGGCCTGGCCCAGACCGAACGCCATGATGCCGAAGCCGGCCACGATCATCGCAACGATGGCGCCGACCTTGAGCAGCGACAGCCAGAACTCCATCTCGCCGAACACCTTGACGTTGCACAGGTTCAGCCCGCCGATCAGGAACACGATGCCCAGTACCCAGATCCAGCGCGGCACCTCGGGGAACCAGAAGCCCATGTAGATCCCGAACGCGGTGACGTCGGCGATGCACACGATGATCATCTCGAAGGCATAGGTCCAGCCGAGCACGAACCCGGCCATCGGTCCGAGATAGGTGCTGGCGTACTGCCCGAAAGAACCGGCCACGGGGTTGTGCACCGCCATTTCGCCAAGCGCGCGCATGACCATGAACACCGCCGCGCCGCCGATCAGGTAGGCCAGCAGCACCGCTGGCCCGGCCATCTGGATCGCCGACGCCGAGCCGTAGAACAGGCCGGTGCCGATGGCCGATCCCAAGGCCATGAATCGAATGTGTCGGGCTGTCAGCCCGCGTTTGAGTCCTTGTGCTGGTTGCATGGTTCGTCCTTATTGTTGTTCTCAAGAGCCTCATCGCGGGGCCAGCCCGCTCCTGCAGGTTCGACTGCGGGAGCGGGCTGGCCCCGCGAAGGCATGGACACCGATCACAGGCTCGGCAGCACTCCAGCCGGCAACAAGCCGGTCAGGCGCCCGTCGGCCAGCAGCTCCACAGCCACCTCGATATCCGGCGCGAAGAAGCGGTCACGGTCATAGTGCGGTACCTCGCGGCGCAGGGTCTGGCGCGCCTGCTCCAGCTTCGCCGAGGTCTTCAGGCCCTCACGCAGGTCCAAGCCCTGGCAAGCGCCCAGCCATTCGATGGCCAGCACGCCACGGGTGTTCTCGGCCATCTCCCACAGGCGCTTGCCCGCGGCCGGGGCCATCGACACATGGTCTTCCTGGTTGGCCGAGGTCGGCAGGCTGTCGACGCTGTGGGGGTGCGACAGCGCCTTGTTCTCGCTGGCCAGCGCAGCGGCGGTGACCTGGGCGATCATGAAGCCGGAGTTGACCCCGCCGTTTTCCACCAGGAACGGCGGCAACTGCGACATGTGCTTGTCCATCATCAGCGAGATGCGGCGTTCGCTCAGCGAGCCGATCTCGGCAATGGCCAGGGCGATGTTGTCGGCTGCCATGGCCACCGGCTCGGCGTGGAAGTTGCCGCCCGAGATCACTTCGTCCTCGGCGGCGAACACCAGCGGGTTGTCAGAGACGGCGTTGGATTCCACCGCCAGCACCTCGGCAGCCTGGCGCAACTGGGTCAGGCAGGCGCCCATGACTTGCGGCTGGCAGCGCAGCGAGTACGGGTCCTGGACCTTGCCGCAATTCTTGTGCGATTGCGAAACCTCGCTGGAGTCGCCCAGCAGGTCGCGGTAGCAGGCGGCAGCGTCGATCTGGCCACGTTGGCCGCGCACCTCATGGACACGCGCATCGAACGGCGAGCGCGAGCCCAGTGCCGCTTCCACGGTGAGCGCACCACAGGCAATGGCCCCGGCGAACAGGTCTTCGGCCTGGAACAGGCCACGCAGCGCATAGGCGGTGGACGCCTGGGTGCCGTTGAGCAGGGCCAGGCCTTCCTTGGCAGCCAGGGTCAGCGGCTCGAGGCCGGCCACCGCGAGGGCTTCGTTGGCATTCAGCCATTGCCCCTGGTAACGCGCCTTGCCCTCGCCCAGCAACACCAGCGACATGTGCGCCAGCGGCGCGAGGTCGCCAGAGGCACCAACCGAGCCCTTCAGCGGAATGTGCGGATAGACCTCGGCGTTGACCAGGCTGATCAGCGCATCGATGACCTTGCGGCGGATGCCGGAGAAACCGCGGCTGAGGCTGTTGATCTTCAGCACCATGATCAGGCGCACCAGCGCGTCGTCCAGCGGCGCGCCGATCCCGGCAGCGTGGGACAGCACCAGCGAGCGCTGGAGGTTTTCCAGGTCGTGGCTGGCGATGCGGGTCGAGGCCAGCAGGCCGAAACCGGTGTTGATGCCGTAGGCCGTGCGGTCTTCGGCAAGAATGCGCTCGACGCAGGCAACGCTGGCGTCGATGGCGGCACCCGCGTCGGCATCCAGGCTCAGGCGCATCGGCGCCTGGTGGATGCGGCGCAACTGGGCCAGGGTCAACTGGCCGGGGGTCAGGGTCAAAGCTTCCATGTTCATGCTCCTTGTTATTTTGTTTAGTGCAGCGCAGCCAGCACCGGCTGCGGCAACCGTGGATCCTTGAGCAGAGCCGCGGTGCTGGCGATGTCCGGCGCCAGCCAGCGGTCCTGCAGGTAGGCCGGCACGCTCTCGCGCAGCAAGCGCCAGGCCGCGTCGGTGCCCGCGCCGAACCGCTGTTCCTTGAGGAATTCGAATGCCTGGGCGGCCAGCAGGTACTCGATGGCGAGGATCTGCGTACAGTTCTCCAATACCTGGTGCAGCTTGAGGGCGGCATTGGTGCCCATGCTCAGGTGATCTTCCTGCAGCCCCGAGGTGACGAAATTGTCGAGCACCGCGGGCTGCGCCAGCTGGCGGTTCTGCCCGCACAGCGAGGCGGCGACGTACTGGGCGATCATCATCCCCGAGTTGACGCCGGGGTTGCTGACCAGAAACGCCGGCAGGCCACTGACATGCGGGTTGACCAGGCGGTCCAGACGGCGCTCGGCGATCGCGCCGATCTCGGCCATGGCGATCGCCAGCAGGTCGGCAGCCAGGGCCACCGACTGGCCGTGGGGGTTGGCCTGCGAGACCACACGGAAATCGTCCGGTGTACCGAGCAGCAGCGGGTTGTCGTTGGCGCCGTTGAGCTCGGCCTCGACCTGGCGCACCACATGGGCCAGTTGGTCGCGGGCCGCGCCGTGCACCTGCGGAATCGAGCGGATGCTCAGGGCGTCCTGGGTCCGGATGCCTTTGCTCGAGGCGATCACTTCACTGCCTTCGAGCAGCGCGCGCAGGTTCTCGCCCACCAGTTGCATGCCTGGGTGTGGCTTGAGGGCGATGATCTCGGCGTCGAACGCAGCGATCTGGCCGCGCAGGGCCTCGAAGCTCATGGCGCCGATCACATCGGCCCATTGCAGCAGGCGGCTGGCGTCATCCAGCGCAAGGCTGGCGAGGCCGGTCATGCACGGCGTGCCGTTGACCAGGCATAGCCCGTCCTTGGCTCCGAGCTGCACCGGCGCAAGCCCGGCATCGGCCAAGGCCTCGGCGGCCTCGACGAGGCGCCCGCGATAACTGACCTTGCCCACACCCAGCAGGCTCACGCCGATGTGGGCCATGTGCGTGAGATAGCCCACCGAGCCCTGGGACGGGACCTGCGGGGTAATGCCCTGTTCGAGCAACGCCAGCAGCGCCTCGACCACCGAGCGCTGCAGGCCCGACTTGCCGTGGCTGTAGTTGACGATGGCGGCGCAGATGATCGCCCGCGTCTGCTCGTCCGGCAGCGCCGGACCGACGCCGCACGCGTGGCTGAGCAAGGTGTTGCGCGACAGCGCGCTGAGCTGCTCGCCCTGCAGCGAGACGTTGCACAGTGCGCCCAGGCCGGTGTTCACGCCATAGGCGCGCTCGCCGCTGTCGACGATACGCCGGACGATGGCCTGGGCATTGTCGATACGCGCCCACACCTGCGGCGCCAGCTCCAGGCGCGCGCCGTGGCGGGCCACGGCGGCAATGTCCTGCCAGCGCACCGGCCCGTTGCCGATCACCACGACTTCAGGTTTCGACATGATGCTCCTCATACCGCGACGGCGCGGCGCTGAACGAAACGGTCAACGTATTCGTCGGCCGGCGAGTGCAGGATTTCCTGCGGCGTACCAACCTGGATCAAGCGGCCATCCTTGAGAATGGCGATGCGGTTGCCGATGCGTACCGCCTCGTCCAGGTCGTGGGTGATGAAGACGATGGTCTTGTGCAGGGTTTTCTGCAGTTCCAGCAACTGGTCCTGCATCTCTGCGCGGATCAGTGGGTCGAGGGCGCTGAAAGCCTCGTCCATGAGAATGATGTCGGTATCGGCGGCCAGCGCCCGGGCCAGGCCCACACGCTGACGCATGCCACCGGAGAGTTGGTGCGGATACTTCTTCTCGTAGCCCTTCAGGCCCACGGTCTCGATCCACTGCAGCGCACGTTCCTGGCACAGCTGCTTGCTCTCGCCACGCACCTTCAGGCCGTAGGCGACGTTGTCCAGCACATTGCGGTGCGGCAGCAGCCCGAAGCTCTGGAACACCATGCTGATCTTGCGTCGGCGGAATTCGCGCAGGGCTTCCATGTCGTACTGCAGGATGTCTTCGCCATCGACCAGGATCTGCCCGCTGGTAGGGTCGATCAGGCGGTTGAAGTGGCGCACCAACGTGGACTTGCCCGAGCCGGACAGGCCCATGATGACGAAGATCTCACCGCTGCCGATCGACAGCGACAGGTCGTTGACCCCAACCACGCAGCCGGTCTGCGACAGCACCTGCTCCTTGCTGCGCGCCTCGCGGATCAGTTGCAGGGCTTCCCCGGCGCGCTCGCCGAAGATCTTGAAGACGTTCTTCACTTCGATCTTGCTGATCGGCTGCGTGCTCATTTGCTCACCTCATGACGTGGCCGACCATAGGCCTGGGTAATGCGGTCGATCACCACCGCGAGAATCACGATGGCCAGGCCCGCTTCGAGGCCGCGGCCAACGTTGAGGGTCTGGATACCAACCAGCACATCCTCGCCCAGGCCACGGGCGCCGATCATCGAGGCGATCACTACCATCGAAAGGGCCATCATGGTGGTCTGGTTGATCCCGGCCATGATGCTCGGCAGCGCCAGCGGCAACTGCACGCCGAACAGCTGCTGCCAGCGATTGGCGCCGAAGGCGTTGATCGCTTCCATCACCTCGCCGTCGACCTGGCGAATGCCCAGGTCGGTCAGGCGAATCAGCGGTGGTGCGGCGTAGATGACGGTGGCGAAGATCGCCGGCACCTTGCCCAGGCCGAACAGCATCAGTACCGGAATCAGGTACACGAAGCTTGGCATGGTCTGCATGATGTCCAGCAGCGGCATCAACACCGCCCGCAGGCGGTTGCTGCGCGCCGACAGGATGCCCAACGGAATGCCCACCAACACCGAGATCAGCGTGGCCACCAGCATCAGCGCCAGCGTCTGCATCAGCTTGTCCCACAGGCCGACGGCGCCGACCAGGAACAGCAGGCCGGCGATCACCAGGGTCGGCAGGATGCGGCGGGTGGCGTGCCAGGCGATGACCGCGACGATACCCAGCATCAGCCACCAGGGCGTTGCACGCAGCAGGCCTTCGAGGTTGACGATGGCCCACAGCAGGGTGTCGGAAATGTGCCGGAACACATCGCCGTAGTTGGTCACCAGCGCATCGACCCAACCATTGACCCAGTCGGCGATGGAGAATGTGAGATTGTCAGGGAACATAGGTACCACTCATCAGGTGAGGACGCTCAGAGCGCCGCATTGATCTTCTTGGCAGCGTCTTCACTGACCCACGCCTGCCAGACTTCAGGATGTTCCTTCAGGAAGATCTTGGCCAGCTTCGGCGATTCGATGCGTTCCTTGCTCATGCGCCCCAGGTTCTGGTTGAGAATGTCGATCGGGATATTGACCTTCTCCAGCACGCCGACCAGCTCCGGCGCTTGTTCGTGGAAGGTTTTCGACAGGCCGACCTTGATCGACACGGTCTTGTCGACGCCCGGTTTTTCCTCGAGCTTGACCAGGTCGATCTGGCCCATCAGCGGGGTTGGCGTCCAGTAGTAGAAGAGGATCGGCTCGCCGCGCTTGTAGCTCGACAGCGCCGCCGCATCCAACGCAGGGCCGGTGCCCGGACGGAAGTTGGTGAATTTGTCTTCCAGGCCGTATTCCTTGAGCATCTGGGTGTTGTCCAGCTCACAGGTCCAGCCGGCCGGACAGTTGTAGAAACGGCCTTTGCTTGGTTCTTCAGGGTCCTTGAAGAGGCTGGCGTACTGGGCCAGGTCGGCCACGTTCTTCAGGTCTGGCGCCTTGGCTTCGAGCTTGCGCTTGGCATCGCCCTCGATCACGTAGCGCGGCACGTACCAGCCTTCGACCGCACCGACCACCGGTGCGCCGACGCCGACCACCTTGCCGGCTGCCTCAGCCTTTTTCCACACTTCGCTGCGACCCACCCACTCCTCGGCAAACACCTGGATATCGTTGGTGCCCAGGGCGTTCTCCATGGTGATGGAGTTGCCCGGCAGGCTGTCGGTCTTGCAGCCGTAGCCCTTCTCGAGCACGAACTGCATCACATCGGTCAGCAGCATGCCGCTTTCCCAGTTCAGCCCGGCGAATTTCACCGGTTTGCCGGATTCGCACCAGGTAGCGGCCTGAGTGGCACCGGCGCTGCCGAGCAGGCCAAGGGCGAACAGCGAAGCAAGCAAGGTCTTGTTGGTTTTCATTGCGTGACGCTCCCAAACTTAAGAAGTGGAAATCGGCAGTCCTTGCAAAGAAGGTGGATCACCTGGGGCCACTGCGTGCCCCATCGCGGGACAAGCCCGCTCCTACAGTAGGAGCGGGCTTGTCCCGCGATGGGGCTGCGCAGCAACCCCTGGGACGCGGATCAACCCGTGATCATCGGCAGGTTCAGACCCTGCTCTTTGGCGCAATCGATCGCAATCTGGTAACCGGCGTCGGCATGGCGCATCACACCGGTGGCCGGGTCGTTGGTCAGGACGCGGGCAATACGCGCAGCCGCTTCGTCGGTGCCGTCACAGACGATCACCACACCCGAGTGCTGGGAGAAGCCCATGCCCACGCCACCGCCGTGGTGCAGGGAAACCCAGGTGGCGCCACCCGCAGTGTTGAGCAGGGCGTTGAGCAGCGGCCAGTCGGACACGGCATCGGAGCCATCCTGCATGGATTCGGTTTCACGGTTCGGGCTCGATACGGAGCCGGAGTCCAGGTGGTCACGGCCGATCACCACCGGGGCGGACAGCTCGCCGCTGCGCACCATTTCGTTGAACGCCAGGCCCAGCTTGGCGCGCAGGCCCAGGCCAACCCAGCAGATACGTGCCGGCAGGCCCTGGAAGCTGATGCGCTCGCGGGCCATGTCCAGCCAGCGGTGCAGGTGCTCATCGTCCGGGATCAGTTCCTTGACCTTGGCGTCGGTCTTGTAGATGTCCTGCGGGTCGCCCGACAGGGCTGCCCAGCGGAACGGGCCGATACCGCGGCAGAACAGCGGACGGATGTAGGCCGGCACGAAGCCTGGGAAGTCGAAGGCATTCTTCACGCCTTCTTCCTGGGCCATCTGGCGGATGTTGTTACCGTAGTCGAAGGTCGGCACGCCGGCTTTCTGGAAGTCGAGCATGGCTTGCACGTGCACCGCCATCGATTGCTTGGCGGCCTTGACCACGCCAGCCGGGTCGGTCTTGGCGCGGTCGCGGTACTGCTCCCAGGTCCAGCCGATCGGCAGGTAGCCGTTGAGCGGGTCGTGGGCGCTGGTCTGGTCGGTGACCATGTCCGGACGCACGCCACGCTTGACCAGTTCCGGGAGGATTTCAGCGGCGTTGCCATGCAGGGCGATGGAAACCGCCTTGCCTTCGGCGGTGTACTTGGCGATGCGCGCCAGGGCGTCATCGAGGTCGGTGGCCTGCTCGTCGACGTAACGGGTGCGCAGGCGGAAGTCGATGCTGACCTGCTGGCATTCGATGTTCAGCGAGCAGGCGCCAGCCAGGGTCGCGGCCAGGGGCTGGGCGCCGCCCATGCCGCCGAGGCCTGCGGTCAGCACCCAGCGGCCCTTGAGGCTGCCGCCGTAGTGCTGGCGACCGGCTTCGACGAAGGTT
The Pseudomonas putida genome window above contains:
- a CDS encoding amino acid permease, which gives rise to MQPAQGLKRGLTARHIRFMALGSAIGTGLFYGSASAIQMAGPAVLLAYLIGGAAVFMVMRALGEMAVHNPVAGSFGQYASTYLGPMAGFVLGWTYAFEMIIVCIADVTAFGIYMGFWFPEVPRWIWVLGIVFLIGGLNLCNVKVFGEMEFWLSLLKVGAIVAMIVAGFGIMAFGLGQAGAETGVGVANLFEHGGFLPNGIGGLIASFAVVMFAFGGIEIIGITAGEAQDPKRVIPKAINAVPLRILLFYVLTLFVLMCLYPWPQIGTQGSPFVQIFSNLGIGSAAAVLNVVVISAAVSAINSDIFGAGRMMYGLAEQGQAPRGFAQLSRHGVPWLTVLVMGAALLLGVLLNYLIPEDVFLLIASIATFATVWVWLMILVTQVAMRRRMSREQAAALEFPVPFWPWGPALAIVFMLFIFGVLGYFPNTQAALLVGVAWVVFLVLSYLLWCKPRSGQGQVARGQAELHR
- the hutU gene encoding urocanate hydratase; protein product: MTDKKPTTFRDVEIRAPRGTQLNAKSWLTEAPLRMLMNNLDPEVAENPKELVVYGGIGRAARNWECYDKIVSTLKELNDDETLLVQSGKPVGVFKTHSNAPRVLIANSNLVPHWANWEHFNELDAKGLAMYGQMTAGSWIYIGSQGIVQGTYETFVEAGRQHYGGSLKGRWVLTAGLGGMGGAQPLAATLAGACSLNIECQQVSIDFRLRTRYVDEQATDLDDALARIAKYTAEGKAVSIALHGNAAEILPELVKRGVRPDMVTDQTSAHDPLNGYLPIGWTWEQYRDRAKTDPAGVVKAAKQSMAVHVQAMLDFQKAGVPTFDYGNNIRQMAQEEGVKNAFDFPGFVPAYIRPLFCRGIGPFRWAALSGDPQDIYKTDAKVKELIPDDEHLHRWLDMARERISFQGLPARICWVGLGLRAKLGLAFNEMVRSGELSAPVVIGRDHLDSGSVSSPNRETESMQDGSDAVSDWPLLNALLNTAGGATWVSLHHGGGVGMGFSQHSGVVIVCDGTDEAAARIARVLTNDPATGVMRHADAGYQIAIDCAKEQGLNLPMITG
- a CDS encoding HAL/PAL/TAL family ammonia-lyase, with the protein product MSKPEVVVIGNGPVRWQDIAAVARHGARLELAPQVWARIDNAQAIVRRIVDSGERAYGVNTGLGALCNVSLQGEQLSALSRNTLLSHACGVGPALPDEQTRAIICAAIVNYSHGKSGLQRSVVEALLALLEQGITPQVPSQGSVGYLTHMAHIGVSLLGVGKVSYRGRLVEAAEALADAGLAPVQLGAKDGLCLVNGTPCMTGLASLALDDASRLLQWADVIGAMSFEALRGQIAAFDAEIIALKPHPGMQLVGENLRALLEGSEVIASSKGIRTQDALSIRSIPQVHGAARDQLAHVVRQVEAELNGANDNPLLLGTPDDFRVVSQANPHGQSVALAADLLAIAMAEIGAIAERRLDRLVNPHVSGLPAFLVSNPGVNSGMMIAQYVAASLCGQNRQLAQPAVLDNFVTSGLQEDHLSMGTNAALKLHQVLENCTQILAIEYLLAAQAFEFLKEQRFGAGTDAAWRLLRESVPAYLQDRWLAPDIASTAALLKDPRLPQPVLAALH
- a CDS encoding quaternary amine ABC transporter ATP-binding protein → MSTQPISKIEVKNVFKIFGERAGEALQLIREARSKEQVLSQTGCVVGVNDLSLSIGSGEIFVIMGLSGSGKSTLVRHFNRLIDPTSGQILVDGEDILQYDMEALREFRRRKISMVFQSFGLLPHRNVLDNVAYGLKVRGESKQLCQERALQWIETVGLKGYEKKYPHQLSGGMRQRVGLARALAADTDIILMDEAFSALDPLIRAEMQDQLLELQKTLHKTIVFITHDLDEAVRIGNRIAILKDGRLIQVGTPQEILHSPADEYVDRFVQRRAVAV
- a CDS encoding ABC transporter substrate-binding protein; translation: MKTNKTLLASLFALGLLGSAGATQAATWCESGKPVKFAGLNWESGMLLTDVMQFVLEKGYGCKTDSLPGNSITMENALGTNDIQVFAEEWVGRSEVWKKAEAAGKVVGVGAPVVGAVEGWYVPRYVIEGDAKRKLEAKAPDLKNVADLAQYASLFKDPEEPSKGRFYNCPAGWTCELDNTQMLKEYGLEDKFTNFRPGTGPALDAAALSSYKRGEPILFYYWTPTPLMGQIDLVKLEEKPGVDKTVSIKVGLSKTFHEQAPELVGVLEKVNIPIDILNQNLGRMSKERIESPKLAKIFLKEHPEVWQAWVSEDAAKKINAAL
- the hutI gene encoding imidazolonepropionase, with amino-acid sequence MRTLWQHCHVATMANGSYSIIEDAAIVTNAGLIEWIGPKAELPGVDAERVVDLGGAWVTPGLIDCHTHTVFGGNRSGEFEQRLQGVSYAEIAAQGGGIASTVRATRAASEDALLASARQRVQALLRDGVTTLEIKSGYGLDLANERKMLRVARRIAEELPVTVRATCLAAHALPPEYTGRADDYITHICDEMLPALAAEGLVDAVDAFCEHLAFSPAQVERVFIKARELGLPVKLHAEQLSSLHGSSLAARYQALSADHLEFMTEEDAIAMAQAGTVAVLLPGAFYFLRETQLPPMDALRRHGVKIALSSDLNPGTSPVLSLRLMLNMGCTLFRMTPEEALAGVTVHAATALGLGDSHGSLEAGKVADFVAWQIDRPADLAYWLGGDLPKRVVRVGHEISH
- a CDS encoding ABC transporter permease; its protein translation is MFPDNLTFSIADWVNGWVDALVTNYGDVFRHISDTLLWAIVNLEGLLRATPWWLMLGIVAVIAWHATRRILPTLVIAGLLFLVGAVGLWDKLMQTLALMLVATLISVLVGIPLGILSARSNRLRAVLMPLLDIMQTMPSFVYLIPVLMLFGLGKVPAIFATVIYAAPPLIRLTDLGIRQVDGEVMEAINAFGANRWQQLFGVQLPLALPSIMAGINQTTMMALSMVVIASMIGARGLGEDVLVGIQTLNVGRGLEAGLAIVILAVVIDRITQAYGRPRHEVSK
- the hutH gene encoding histidine ammonia-lyase, with the translated sequence MEALTLTPGQLTLAQLRRIHQAPMRLSLDADAGAAIDASVACVERILAEDRTAYGINTGFGLLASTRIASHDLENLQRSLVLSHAAGIGAPLDDALVRLIMVLKINSLSRGFSGIRRKVIDALISLVNAEVYPHIPLKGSVGASGDLAPLAHMSLVLLGEGKARYQGQWLNANEALAVAGLEPLTLAAKEGLALLNGTQASTAYALRGLFQAEDLFAGAIACGALTVEAALGSRSPFDARVHEVRGQRGQIDAAACYRDLLGDSSEVSQSHKNCGKVQDPYSLRCQPQVMGACLTQLRQAAEVLAVESNAVSDNPLVFAAEDEVISGGNFHAEPVAMAADNIALAIAEIGSLSERRISLMMDKHMSQLPPFLVENGGVNSGFMIAQVTAAALASENKALSHPHSVDSLPTSANQEDHVSMAPAAGKRLWEMAENTRGVLAIEWLGACQGLDLREGLKTSAKLEQARQTLRREVPHYDRDRFFAPDIEVAVELLADGRLTGLLPAGVLPSL